One segment of Prionailurus bengalensis isolate Pbe53 chromosome E3, Fcat_Pben_1.1_paternal_pri, whole genome shotgun sequence DNA contains the following:
- the RHBDF1 gene encoding inactive rhomboid protein 1 isoform X3, with protein sequence MSEARRDSTSSLQRKKPPWLKLDIPAVAPPVTEEPSFLQVGPGQERLWVYSIQPPHRDPTVQPLRRQAFLRSVSMPAETAHIPSPHHEVRRPVLQRQTSITQTIRRGTADWFGVSKDSDSTQKWQRKSIRHCSQRYGKLKPQVIRELDLPSQDNVSLTSTETPPPLYVGPCQLGMQKIIDPLARGRAFRVADDTADGLSTPHTPVTPGAASLCSFSSSRSGFNRLPRRRKRESVAKMSFRAAAALVKGRSVRDGTLRRVQRRSFTPASFLEEDTADFPDELDTSFFAREGVLHEELSTYPDEVFESPSEAALKDWEKATEQADLTGGALDRSELERSHLMLPLERGWRKQKEGGAAAPQPKVRLRQEVVSTAGQRRGQRIAMPVRKFFAREKRPYGLGMVGRLTNRTYRKRIDSYVKRQIEDMDDHRPFFTYWLTFVHSLVTILAVCIYGIAPVGFSQHETVDSVLRNRGVYENVKYVQQENFWIGPSSEALIHLGAKFSPCMRQDPQVHSFIRAAREREKHSACCVRNDRSGCVQTSEEECSSTLAVWVKWPFHPSAPDLAGRKRQFGSVCHQDPRVCDEPSSEDPHEWPDDITKWPICTKNSAGNHTNHPHMDCVITGRPCCIGTKGRCEITSREYCDFMRGYFHEEATLCSQVHCMDDVCGLLPFLNPEVPDQFYRLWLSLFLHAGILHCLVSVCFQMTVLRDLEKLAGWHRIAIIYLLSGVTGNLASAIFLPYRAEVGPAGSQFGILACLFVELFQSWQVLARPWRAFFKLSAVVLFLFTFGLLPWIDNFAHISGFISGLFLSFAFLPYISFGKFDLYRKRCQILVFQVVFLGLLAGLVVLFYFYPVRCEWCEFLTCIPFTDKFCEKYELDAQLH encoded by the exons ATGAGTGAGGCCCGCAGGGACAGCACGAGCAGCCTGCAGCGCAAGAAGCCACCCTGGCTGAAGCTGGACATACCAGCTGTAGCGCCCCCAGTGACCGAGGAACCCAGCTTCTTACAGGTAGGCCCTGGCCAGGAGAGGCTGTGGGTATACTCCATCCAGCCTCCTCACCGTGACCCCACTGTCCAGCCCCTGAGACGCCAGGCTTTCTTGCGGAGTGTGAGTATGCCGGCTGAGACAGCCCATATCCCCTCGCCCCACCATGAGGTCCGGCGGCCAGTTTTGCAGCGCCAGACGTCCATCACCCAGACCATCCGCAG GGGCACAGCTGACTGGTTCGGAGTGAGCAAGGACAGCGACAGCACCCAGAAATGGCAGCGCAAGAGCATCCGCCACTGCAGCCAGCGCTATGGAAAGCTGAAGCCGCAGGTCATCCGGGAGCTAGACCTGCCTAGCCAGGACAACGTGTCTCTGACCAGCACTGAGACGCCCCCGCCACTGTACGTGGGGCCATGCCAGCTGGGCATGCAGAAG aTCATAGATCCTCTGGCCCGGGGCCGGGCCTTCCGAGTGGCAGATGACACGGCTGACGGCCTGAGTACCCCACACACACCTGTCACGCCTGGTGCtgcttccctctgctccttctccagctCCCGCTCGGGCTTCAACCGGCTCCCGCGGCGACGCAAGCGTGAATCGGTGGCCAAGATGAGCTTCCGGGCAGCTGCAGCCCTGGTGAAG GGCCGCTCTGTTAGGGATGGCACATTGCGCCGGGTGCAGCGCCGAAGCTTCACTCCCgccagcttcctggaggaggacaCAGCTGACTTCCCCGACGAGTTGGACACGTCCTTCTTTGCCCGG GAAGGAGTCCTCCACGAGGAGCTGTCCACGTACCCAGACGAGGTGTTTGAGTCCCCTTCGGAGGCAGCACTCAAAGACTGGGAGAAAGCCACAGAGCAGGCAGACCTCACGGGTGGGGCCCTGGACCGCAGTGAGCTGGAGCGCAGCCACCTGATGCT gcccCTGGAACGAGGCTGGAGGAAGCAGAAGGAGGGTGGCGCAGCGGCCCCACAGCCCAAGGTGCGGCTGCGGCAGGAGGTAGTGAGCACGGCGGGTCAGCGGCGGGGCCAGCGCATCGCGATGCCCGTGCGCAAGTTCTTTGCCAGGGAGAAGCGGCCGTATGGGCTGGGCATGGTGGGCCGGCTGACCAACCGCACTTACCGCAAGCGTATCGACAGTTATGTCAAGCGCCAGATTGAGGACATGGACGACCACAG GCCCTTCTTCACCTACTGGCTCACCTTCGTGCACTCACTCGTCACCATTCTAGCCGTGTGCATCTACGGCATCGCGCCTGTGGGCTTCTCGCAGCATGAGACTGTGGACTCG GTACTGCGGAACCGCGGGGTCTATGAGAACGTCAAGTACGTGCAGCAGGAGAACTTCTGGATCGGGCCCAGCTCG GAGGCTCTCATTCACCTGGGTGCCAAGTTCTCGCCCTGCATGCGCCAGGACCCGCAGGTACACAGTTTCATCCGCGCTGCGCGTGAGCGTGAGAAGCACTCGGCCTGCTGCGTGCGCAATGACCGGTCGGGCTGCGTGCAGACCTCGGAGGAGGAGTGCTCG TCCACGCTGGCAGTGTGGGTGAAGTGGCCCTtccaccccagtgccccagatCTTGCGGGCCGCAAGAGGCAGTTTGGCTCTGTCTGCCACCAGGACCCCAG GGTGTGTGATGAGCCTTCCTCCGAGGACCCCCACGAGTGGCCAGATGACATCACCAAGTGGCCG ATCTGCACCAAAAACAGCGCCGGGAACCACACCAACCACCCTCACATGGACTGTGTCATCACGGGCCGGCCCTGCTGCATCGGCACAAAGGGCAG GTGTGAGATTACCTCCCGGGAGTACTGTGACTTCATGAGGGGCTACTTCCACGAGGAGGCCACACTGTGCTCCCAG GTGCACTGCATGGATGACGTGTGCGGGCTCCTGCCCTTTCTCAACCCTGAGGTGCCTGACCAGTTCTACCGCCTGTGGCTGTCCCTCTTCTTGCACGCTGG gatCCTGCACTGCCTGGTGTCAGTCTGCTTCCAGATGACTGTCCTGCGGGACCTGGAGAAGTTGGCAGGCTGGCACCGAATAGCCATCATCTACCTGCTGAGCGGTGTCACTGGTAACCTGGCCAGTGCCATTTTCCTGCCATACCGGGCAGAG GTGGGCCCGGCCGGCTCGCAGTTTGGCATCCTGGCCTGCCTGTTCGTGGAGCTCTTCCAGAGCTGGCAGGTCCTGGCGAGGCCCTGGCGCGCCTTCTTCAAGCTGTCGGCTGTGGTCCTCTTCCTGTTCACCTTTGGGCTGCTGCCCTGGATCGACAACTTCGCTCACATCTCGGGCTTCATCAGcggcctcttcctctcctttgccTTCCTGCCCTACAT
- the RHBDF1 gene encoding inactive rhomboid protein 1 isoform X5 — protein MSEARRDSTSSLQRKKPPWLKLDIPAVAPPVTEEPSFLQVGPGQERLWVYSIQPPHRDPTVQPLRRQAFLRSVSMPAETAHIPSPHHEVRRPVLQRQTSITQTIRSRQVRFGRVHTLPLLGPPGARRALPQRRSLSRSLLRGTADWFGVSKDSDSTQKWQRKSIRHCSQRYGKLKPQVIRELDLPSQDNVSLTSTETPPPLYVGPCQLGMQKIIDPLARGRAFRVADDTADGLSTPHTPVTPGAASLCSFSSSRSGFNRLPRRRKRESVAKMSFRAAAALVKGRSVRDGTLRRVQRRSFTPASFLEEDTADFPDELDTSFFAREGVLHEELSTYPDEVFESPSEAALKDWEKATEQADLTGGALDRSELERSHLMLPLERGWRKQKEGGAAAPQPKVRLRQEVVSTAGQRRGQRIAMPVRKFFAREKRPYGLGMVGRLTNRTYRKRIDSYVKRQIEDMDDHRPFFTYWLTFVHSLVTILAVCIYGIAPVGFSQHETVDSVLRNRGVYENVKYVQQENFWIGPSSEALIHLGAKFSPCMRQDPQVHSFIRAAREREKHSACCVRNDRSGCVQTSEEECSSTLAVWVKWPFHPSAPDLAGRKRQFGSVCHQDPRVCDEPSSEDPHEWPDDITKWPICTKNSAGNHTNHPHMDCVITGRPCCIGTKGRCEITSREYCDFMRGYFHEEATLCSQVHCMDDVCGLLPFLNPEVPDQFYRLWLSLFLHAGILHCLVSVCFQMTVLRDLEKLAGWHRIAIIYLLSGVTGNLASAIFLPYRAELRQV, from the exons ATGAGTGAGGCCCGCAGGGACAGCACGAGCAGCCTGCAGCGCAAGAAGCCACCCTGGCTGAAGCTGGACATACCAGCTGTAGCGCCCCCAGTGACCGAGGAACCCAGCTTCTTACAGGTAGGCCCTGGCCAGGAGAGGCTGTGGGTATACTCCATCCAGCCTCCTCACCGTGACCCCACTGTCCAGCCCCTGAGACGCCAGGCTTTCTTGCGGAGTGTGAGTATGCCGGCTGAGACAGCCCATATCCCCTCGCCCCACCATGAGGTCCGGCGGCCAGTTTTGCAGCGCCAGACGTCCATCACCCAGACCATCCGCAG CCGACAGGTGCGCTTTGGGCGTGTCCACACTCTGCCCCTCTTGGGTCCCCCTGGTGCCCGCAGGGCCCTCCCACAGCGCCGGTCTCTCTCTCGGTCCCTGCTCAG GGGCACAGCTGACTGGTTCGGAGTGAGCAAGGACAGCGACAGCACCCAGAAATGGCAGCGCAAGAGCATCCGCCACTGCAGCCAGCGCTATGGAAAGCTGAAGCCGCAGGTCATCCGGGAGCTAGACCTGCCTAGCCAGGACAACGTGTCTCTGACCAGCACTGAGACGCCCCCGCCACTGTACGTGGGGCCATGCCAGCTGGGCATGCAGAAG aTCATAGATCCTCTGGCCCGGGGCCGGGCCTTCCGAGTGGCAGATGACACGGCTGACGGCCTGAGTACCCCACACACACCTGTCACGCCTGGTGCtgcttccctctgctccttctccagctCCCGCTCGGGCTTCAACCGGCTCCCGCGGCGACGCAAGCGTGAATCGGTGGCCAAGATGAGCTTCCGGGCAGCTGCAGCCCTGGTGAAG GGCCGCTCTGTTAGGGATGGCACATTGCGCCGGGTGCAGCGCCGAAGCTTCACTCCCgccagcttcctggaggaggacaCAGCTGACTTCCCCGACGAGTTGGACACGTCCTTCTTTGCCCGG GAAGGAGTCCTCCACGAGGAGCTGTCCACGTACCCAGACGAGGTGTTTGAGTCCCCTTCGGAGGCAGCACTCAAAGACTGGGAGAAAGCCACAGAGCAGGCAGACCTCACGGGTGGGGCCCTGGACCGCAGTGAGCTGGAGCGCAGCCACCTGATGCT gcccCTGGAACGAGGCTGGAGGAAGCAGAAGGAGGGTGGCGCAGCGGCCCCACAGCCCAAGGTGCGGCTGCGGCAGGAGGTAGTGAGCACGGCGGGTCAGCGGCGGGGCCAGCGCATCGCGATGCCCGTGCGCAAGTTCTTTGCCAGGGAGAAGCGGCCGTATGGGCTGGGCATGGTGGGCCGGCTGACCAACCGCACTTACCGCAAGCGTATCGACAGTTATGTCAAGCGCCAGATTGAGGACATGGACGACCACAG GCCCTTCTTCACCTACTGGCTCACCTTCGTGCACTCACTCGTCACCATTCTAGCCGTGTGCATCTACGGCATCGCGCCTGTGGGCTTCTCGCAGCATGAGACTGTGGACTCG GTACTGCGGAACCGCGGGGTCTATGAGAACGTCAAGTACGTGCAGCAGGAGAACTTCTGGATCGGGCCCAGCTCG GAGGCTCTCATTCACCTGGGTGCCAAGTTCTCGCCCTGCATGCGCCAGGACCCGCAGGTACACAGTTTCATCCGCGCTGCGCGTGAGCGTGAGAAGCACTCGGCCTGCTGCGTGCGCAATGACCGGTCGGGCTGCGTGCAGACCTCGGAGGAGGAGTGCTCG TCCACGCTGGCAGTGTGGGTGAAGTGGCCCTtccaccccagtgccccagatCTTGCGGGCCGCAAGAGGCAGTTTGGCTCTGTCTGCCACCAGGACCCCAG GGTGTGTGATGAGCCTTCCTCCGAGGACCCCCACGAGTGGCCAGATGACATCACCAAGTGGCCG ATCTGCACCAAAAACAGCGCCGGGAACCACACCAACCACCCTCACATGGACTGTGTCATCACGGGCCGGCCCTGCTGCATCGGCACAAAGGGCAG GTGTGAGATTACCTCCCGGGAGTACTGTGACTTCATGAGGGGCTACTTCCACGAGGAGGCCACACTGTGCTCCCAG GTGCACTGCATGGATGACGTGTGCGGGCTCCTGCCCTTTCTCAACCCTGAGGTGCCTGACCAGTTCTACCGCCTGTGGCTGTCCCTCTTCTTGCACGCTGG gatCCTGCACTGCCTGGTGTCAGTCTGCTTCCAGATGACTGTCCTGCGGGACCTGGAGAAGTTGGCAGGCTGGCACCGAATAGCCATCATCTACCTGCTGAGCGGTGTCACTGGTAACCTGGCCAGTGCCATTTTCCTGCCATACCGGGCAGAG
- the RHBDF1 gene encoding inactive rhomboid protein 1 isoform X1 encodes MSEARRDSTSSLQRKKPPWLKLDIPAVAPPVTEEPSFLQVGPGQERLWVYSIQPPHRDPTVQPLRRQAFLRSVSMPAETAHIPSPHHEVRRPVLQRQTSITQTIRSRQVRFGRVHTLPLLGPPGARRALPQRRSLSRSLLRGTADWFGVSKDSDSTQKWQRKSIRHCSQRYGKLKPQVIRELDLPSQDNVSLTSTETPPPLYVGPCQLGMQKIIDPLARGRAFRVADDTADGLSTPHTPVTPGAASLCSFSSSRSGFNRLPRRRKRESVAKMSFRAAAALVKGRSVRDGTLRRVQRRSFTPASFLEEDTADFPDELDTSFFAREGVLHEELSTYPDEVFESPSEAALKDWEKATEQADLTGGALDRSELERSHLMLPLERGWRKQKEGGAAAPQPKVRLRQEVVSTAGQRRGQRIAMPVRKFFAREKRPYGLGMVGRLTNRTYRKRIDSYVKRQIEDMDDHRPFFTYWLTFVHSLVTILAVCIYGIAPVGFSQHETVDSVLRNRGVYENVKYVQQENFWIGPSSEALIHLGAKFSPCMRQDPQVHSFIRAAREREKHSACCVRNDRSGCVQTSEEECSSTLAVWVKWPFHPSAPDLAGRKRQFGSVCHQDPRVCDEPSSEDPHEWPDDITKWPICTKNSAGNHTNHPHMDCVITGRPCCIGTKGRCEITSREYCDFMRGYFHEEATLCSQVHCMDDVCGLLPFLNPEVPDQFYRLWLSLFLHAGILHCLVSVCFQMTVLRDLEKLAGWHRIAIIYLLSGVTGNLASAIFLPYRAEVGPAGSQFGILACLFVELFQSWQVLARPWRAFFKLSAVVLFLFTFGLLPWIDNFAHISGFISGLFLSFAFLPYISFGKFDLYRKRCQILVFQVVFLGLLAGLVVLFYFYPVRCEWCEFLTCIPFTDKFCEKYELDAQLH; translated from the exons ATGAGTGAGGCCCGCAGGGACAGCACGAGCAGCCTGCAGCGCAAGAAGCCACCCTGGCTGAAGCTGGACATACCAGCTGTAGCGCCCCCAGTGACCGAGGAACCCAGCTTCTTACAGGTAGGCCCTGGCCAGGAGAGGCTGTGGGTATACTCCATCCAGCCTCCTCACCGTGACCCCACTGTCCAGCCCCTGAGACGCCAGGCTTTCTTGCGGAGTGTGAGTATGCCGGCTGAGACAGCCCATATCCCCTCGCCCCACCATGAGGTCCGGCGGCCAGTTTTGCAGCGCCAGACGTCCATCACCCAGACCATCCGCAG CCGACAGGTGCGCTTTGGGCGTGTCCACACTCTGCCCCTCTTGGGTCCCCCTGGTGCCCGCAGGGCCCTCCCACAGCGCCGGTCTCTCTCTCGGTCCCTGCTCAG GGGCACAGCTGACTGGTTCGGAGTGAGCAAGGACAGCGACAGCACCCAGAAATGGCAGCGCAAGAGCATCCGCCACTGCAGCCAGCGCTATGGAAAGCTGAAGCCGCAGGTCATCCGGGAGCTAGACCTGCCTAGCCAGGACAACGTGTCTCTGACCAGCACTGAGACGCCCCCGCCACTGTACGTGGGGCCATGCCAGCTGGGCATGCAGAAG aTCATAGATCCTCTGGCCCGGGGCCGGGCCTTCCGAGTGGCAGATGACACGGCTGACGGCCTGAGTACCCCACACACACCTGTCACGCCTGGTGCtgcttccctctgctccttctccagctCCCGCTCGGGCTTCAACCGGCTCCCGCGGCGACGCAAGCGTGAATCGGTGGCCAAGATGAGCTTCCGGGCAGCTGCAGCCCTGGTGAAG GGCCGCTCTGTTAGGGATGGCACATTGCGCCGGGTGCAGCGCCGAAGCTTCACTCCCgccagcttcctggaggaggacaCAGCTGACTTCCCCGACGAGTTGGACACGTCCTTCTTTGCCCGG GAAGGAGTCCTCCACGAGGAGCTGTCCACGTACCCAGACGAGGTGTTTGAGTCCCCTTCGGAGGCAGCACTCAAAGACTGGGAGAAAGCCACAGAGCAGGCAGACCTCACGGGTGGGGCCCTGGACCGCAGTGAGCTGGAGCGCAGCCACCTGATGCT gcccCTGGAACGAGGCTGGAGGAAGCAGAAGGAGGGTGGCGCAGCGGCCCCACAGCCCAAGGTGCGGCTGCGGCAGGAGGTAGTGAGCACGGCGGGTCAGCGGCGGGGCCAGCGCATCGCGATGCCCGTGCGCAAGTTCTTTGCCAGGGAGAAGCGGCCGTATGGGCTGGGCATGGTGGGCCGGCTGACCAACCGCACTTACCGCAAGCGTATCGACAGTTATGTCAAGCGCCAGATTGAGGACATGGACGACCACAG GCCCTTCTTCACCTACTGGCTCACCTTCGTGCACTCACTCGTCACCATTCTAGCCGTGTGCATCTACGGCATCGCGCCTGTGGGCTTCTCGCAGCATGAGACTGTGGACTCG GTACTGCGGAACCGCGGGGTCTATGAGAACGTCAAGTACGTGCAGCAGGAGAACTTCTGGATCGGGCCCAGCTCG GAGGCTCTCATTCACCTGGGTGCCAAGTTCTCGCCCTGCATGCGCCAGGACCCGCAGGTACACAGTTTCATCCGCGCTGCGCGTGAGCGTGAGAAGCACTCGGCCTGCTGCGTGCGCAATGACCGGTCGGGCTGCGTGCAGACCTCGGAGGAGGAGTGCTCG TCCACGCTGGCAGTGTGGGTGAAGTGGCCCTtccaccccagtgccccagatCTTGCGGGCCGCAAGAGGCAGTTTGGCTCTGTCTGCCACCAGGACCCCAG GGTGTGTGATGAGCCTTCCTCCGAGGACCCCCACGAGTGGCCAGATGACATCACCAAGTGGCCG ATCTGCACCAAAAACAGCGCCGGGAACCACACCAACCACCCTCACATGGACTGTGTCATCACGGGCCGGCCCTGCTGCATCGGCACAAAGGGCAG GTGTGAGATTACCTCCCGGGAGTACTGTGACTTCATGAGGGGCTACTTCCACGAGGAGGCCACACTGTGCTCCCAG GTGCACTGCATGGATGACGTGTGCGGGCTCCTGCCCTTTCTCAACCCTGAGGTGCCTGACCAGTTCTACCGCCTGTGGCTGTCCCTCTTCTTGCACGCTGG gatCCTGCACTGCCTGGTGTCAGTCTGCTTCCAGATGACTGTCCTGCGGGACCTGGAGAAGTTGGCAGGCTGGCACCGAATAGCCATCATCTACCTGCTGAGCGGTGTCACTGGTAACCTGGCCAGTGCCATTTTCCTGCCATACCGGGCAGAG GTGGGCCCGGCCGGCTCGCAGTTTGGCATCCTGGCCTGCCTGTTCGTGGAGCTCTTCCAGAGCTGGCAGGTCCTGGCGAGGCCCTGGCGCGCCTTCTTCAAGCTGTCGGCTGTGGTCCTCTTCCTGTTCACCTTTGGGCTGCTGCCCTGGATCGACAACTTCGCTCACATCTCGGGCTTCATCAGcggcctcttcctctcctttgccTTCCTGCCCTACAT
- the RHBDF1 gene encoding inactive rhomboid protein 1 isoform X2, with protein sequence MSEARRDSTSSLQRKKPPWLKLDIPAVAPPVTEEPSFLQPLRRQAFLRSVSMPAETAHIPSPHHEVRRPVLQRQTSITQTIRSRQVRFGRVHTLPLLGPPGARRALPQRRSLSRSLLRGTADWFGVSKDSDSTQKWQRKSIRHCSQRYGKLKPQVIRELDLPSQDNVSLTSTETPPPLYVGPCQLGMQKIIDPLARGRAFRVADDTADGLSTPHTPVTPGAASLCSFSSSRSGFNRLPRRRKRESVAKMSFRAAAALVKGRSVRDGTLRRVQRRSFTPASFLEEDTADFPDELDTSFFAREGVLHEELSTYPDEVFESPSEAALKDWEKATEQADLTGGALDRSELERSHLMLPLERGWRKQKEGGAAAPQPKVRLRQEVVSTAGQRRGQRIAMPVRKFFAREKRPYGLGMVGRLTNRTYRKRIDSYVKRQIEDMDDHRPFFTYWLTFVHSLVTILAVCIYGIAPVGFSQHETVDSVLRNRGVYENVKYVQQENFWIGPSSEALIHLGAKFSPCMRQDPQVHSFIRAAREREKHSACCVRNDRSGCVQTSEEECSSTLAVWVKWPFHPSAPDLAGRKRQFGSVCHQDPRVCDEPSSEDPHEWPDDITKWPICTKNSAGNHTNHPHMDCVITGRPCCIGTKGRCEITSREYCDFMRGYFHEEATLCSQVHCMDDVCGLLPFLNPEVPDQFYRLWLSLFLHAGILHCLVSVCFQMTVLRDLEKLAGWHRIAIIYLLSGVTGNLASAIFLPYRAEVGPAGSQFGILACLFVELFQSWQVLARPWRAFFKLSAVVLFLFTFGLLPWIDNFAHISGFISGLFLSFAFLPYISFGKFDLYRKRCQILVFQVVFLGLLAGLVVLFYFYPVRCEWCEFLTCIPFTDKFCEKYELDAQLH encoded by the exons ATGAGTGAGGCCCGCAGGGACAGCACGAGCAGCCTGCAGCGCAAGAAGCCACCCTGGCTGAAGCTGGACATACCAGCTGTAGCGCCCCCAGTGACCGAGGAACCCAGCTTCTTACAG CCCCTGAGACGCCAGGCTTTCTTGCGGAGTGTGAGTATGCCGGCTGAGACAGCCCATATCCCCTCGCCCCACCATGAGGTCCGGCGGCCAGTTTTGCAGCGCCAGACGTCCATCACCCAGACCATCCGCAG CCGACAGGTGCGCTTTGGGCGTGTCCACACTCTGCCCCTCTTGGGTCCCCCTGGTGCCCGCAGGGCCCTCCCACAGCGCCGGTCTCTCTCTCGGTCCCTGCTCAG GGGCACAGCTGACTGGTTCGGAGTGAGCAAGGACAGCGACAGCACCCAGAAATGGCAGCGCAAGAGCATCCGCCACTGCAGCCAGCGCTATGGAAAGCTGAAGCCGCAGGTCATCCGGGAGCTAGACCTGCCTAGCCAGGACAACGTGTCTCTGACCAGCACTGAGACGCCCCCGCCACTGTACGTGGGGCCATGCCAGCTGGGCATGCAGAAG aTCATAGATCCTCTGGCCCGGGGCCGGGCCTTCCGAGTGGCAGATGACACGGCTGACGGCCTGAGTACCCCACACACACCTGTCACGCCTGGTGCtgcttccctctgctccttctccagctCCCGCTCGGGCTTCAACCGGCTCCCGCGGCGACGCAAGCGTGAATCGGTGGCCAAGATGAGCTTCCGGGCAGCTGCAGCCCTGGTGAAG GGCCGCTCTGTTAGGGATGGCACATTGCGCCGGGTGCAGCGCCGAAGCTTCACTCCCgccagcttcctggaggaggacaCAGCTGACTTCCCCGACGAGTTGGACACGTCCTTCTTTGCCCGG GAAGGAGTCCTCCACGAGGAGCTGTCCACGTACCCAGACGAGGTGTTTGAGTCCCCTTCGGAGGCAGCACTCAAAGACTGGGAGAAAGCCACAGAGCAGGCAGACCTCACGGGTGGGGCCCTGGACCGCAGTGAGCTGGAGCGCAGCCACCTGATGCT gcccCTGGAACGAGGCTGGAGGAAGCAGAAGGAGGGTGGCGCAGCGGCCCCACAGCCCAAGGTGCGGCTGCGGCAGGAGGTAGTGAGCACGGCGGGTCAGCGGCGGGGCCAGCGCATCGCGATGCCCGTGCGCAAGTTCTTTGCCAGGGAGAAGCGGCCGTATGGGCTGGGCATGGTGGGCCGGCTGACCAACCGCACTTACCGCAAGCGTATCGACAGTTATGTCAAGCGCCAGATTGAGGACATGGACGACCACAG GCCCTTCTTCACCTACTGGCTCACCTTCGTGCACTCACTCGTCACCATTCTAGCCGTGTGCATCTACGGCATCGCGCCTGTGGGCTTCTCGCAGCATGAGACTGTGGACTCG GTACTGCGGAACCGCGGGGTCTATGAGAACGTCAAGTACGTGCAGCAGGAGAACTTCTGGATCGGGCCCAGCTCG GAGGCTCTCATTCACCTGGGTGCCAAGTTCTCGCCCTGCATGCGCCAGGACCCGCAGGTACACAGTTTCATCCGCGCTGCGCGTGAGCGTGAGAAGCACTCGGCCTGCTGCGTGCGCAATGACCGGTCGGGCTGCGTGCAGACCTCGGAGGAGGAGTGCTCG TCCACGCTGGCAGTGTGGGTGAAGTGGCCCTtccaccccagtgccccagatCTTGCGGGCCGCAAGAGGCAGTTTGGCTCTGTCTGCCACCAGGACCCCAG GGTGTGTGATGAGCCTTCCTCCGAGGACCCCCACGAGTGGCCAGATGACATCACCAAGTGGCCG ATCTGCACCAAAAACAGCGCCGGGAACCACACCAACCACCCTCACATGGACTGTGTCATCACGGGCCGGCCCTGCTGCATCGGCACAAAGGGCAG GTGTGAGATTACCTCCCGGGAGTACTGTGACTTCATGAGGGGCTACTTCCACGAGGAGGCCACACTGTGCTCCCAG GTGCACTGCATGGATGACGTGTGCGGGCTCCTGCCCTTTCTCAACCCTGAGGTGCCTGACCAGTTCTACCGCCTGTGGCTGTCCCTCTTCTTGCACGCTGG gatCCTGCACTGCCTGGTGTCAGTCTGCTTCCAGATGACTGTCCTGCGGGACCTGGAGAAGTTGGCAGGCTGGCACCGAATAGCCATCATCTACCTGCTGAGCGGTGTCACTGGTAACCTGGCCAGTGCCATTTTCCTGCCATACCGGGCAGAG GTGGGCCCGGCCGGCTCGCAGTTTGGCATCCTGGCCTGCCTGTTCGTGGAGCTCTTCCAGAGCTGGCAGGTCCTGGCGAGGCCCTGGCGCGCCTTCTTCAAGCTGTCGGCTGTGGTCCTCTTCCTGTTCACCTTTGGGCTGCTGCCCTGGATCGACAACTTCGCTCACATCTCGGGCTTCATCAGcggcctcttcctctcctttgccTTCCTGCCCTACAT